A single Vibrio sp. YMD68 DNA region contains:
- a CDS encoding FimV/HubP family polar landmark protein: MSVQQTLLAIYQLNPRAFEDQNIHSLIPGSNLRIPSLAQVQNVSTQEAVNVMAAHQAKLTGKATPTPVEVAAATPDPVKETIAPSDVKTNSTDNQTKVVAPTPTVSPAPAIKDTQVEMLKNELDLSESELMALEEKNHKLRLMLSEVQLEVDGLKDELGDENRIRSEVEKLLQEERDRLAEQQKLKPSLLDQLLANNLFVAAMAIIPGLIIGLIVILLIGRRSKKNEQEESIVTKEASASQAPVVPPSNLDESIDDDLLLDDDLFSDNDEIEPEFSDDIDLDDSNAEDDIFAGLDDDDLDFSLEDEDGSDPFADIADNGDLDADIEDIDTSSNGISVNADDKALGLEEMERALDEASTDESNDDDAFDLSDDGEMSQDDIEALLSGDQETEDLADDELDQSLLDELLSEAADDADSDDTFDIDSLLEESADDFNLDVEEPSNDDIDDILASVETEDEFDLSDAPLASDSEIDDLFAQIESQADLESLEQQSIDETALLDELLEEDQEIDVSSDSTDLLDDLLSESDAASTAEDSEDIDISSDSTDLLDELLSESDDESELDIRDESTQTLDEVINGSDELDSDPIEIEDDSIDLLDELIDSADSTPTLDETETLDELLASSDDLESDGTELFDELLEIEQQGLESDSEHDAQVDAMEDSSREEQPTEEQSIEEQTIEAEQDNLIGDDLPTPDVVETDIAEHNAKEPEPEPEPEPEPEPEPEPEPEPESESESVEFDSEDFIDDMLSSAPQSDPLLDASDPLDSDFNDESSISEELEPAFSVEDAAPELGDALQVDDEADLGLDEESVADNLSLDVDTDLTELNHAEPEPEPEPEPEPEPEPEPEPEPEPEPEPEPEPEPEPEPEPTAIPNEFGTPQDDDWLIDDELDSPKIEAESVLANEVLAEELPDPVDDFELPDVEFGGELSDQVLNETEAPEEDDSLDGTQALEAESVEKASETVSEAISDELPETFDELDLPEYTEEDALAELPVHEDDINPFGDAESLNETDALEDIEMLDEVEAVEDAGDEEEAEEEIGAQEEVETQEQVEAQEEVDTLEAIETQETQGQEAPDIQDTVEALDAESAEEMPEPASDELPETFDELELPEYTEEDALAELPVDEGDVNLLGDAESLNEAEAVEDIETLDEREAVEDAGTEEEIGALEEVETQEEVESQQAADTLEAIEEQDTQGSEATETQQTGEAPETDSVEEMSESASEVISDELPETFDERDLPEYSEQEALADMPISSDTSGDVIEQGSDEPEVFDEVDLPEYSEEDALADMPIEPETSEPSGVTESPDMSPDLEPDEAGEISEQDALFDVFQAQNLDSLSKDGFDESALSELLSEDEDELTSSSFSFDSALDAKTTDSAGMDIDAMLEVGGEDWNGFNLSAEQQANISTDIPEDEQAIWSEENKPEQAVVSDENWEHQEDFDSKVDQYRTIDELMAEVESEEANESNPDDEELNLNVGLDEFPDVIGDIGFEDVDSNAEAVGKMDLAKIYMEMNDTDGAIKLLEEAIVDGSDTIRREAKSLIDAIRRG; encoded by the coding sequence TTGTCAGTCCAACAAACTTTGTTGGCTATTTATCAATTAAACCCCCGTGCATTTGAAGATCAAAATATTCACAGTTTGATTCCGGGGAGCAATTTACGCATTCCATCATTAGCCCAAGTGCAAAACGTTTCTACGCAAGAAGCGGTGAATGTGATGGCCGCACACCAGGCCAAGCTCACCGGTAAGGCTACACCAACACCTGTAGAGGTAGCGGCTGCCACCCCAGATCCAGTCAAAGAAACAATAGCCCCAAGTGATGTTAAGACTAACAGCACAGACAATCAGACAAAGGTCGTCGCCCCAACTCCGACCGTTTCACCAGCACCAGCGATAAAAGACACGCAAGTTGAAATGCTGAAAAATGAGTTGGACCTTTCTGAAAGCGAATTGATGGCGTTAGAAGAAAAAAATCACAAATTACGCTTAATGCTGTCTGAAGTTCAATTAGAAGTGGATGGCTTAAAAGATGAACTCGGAGATGAAAATAGAATTCGCTCAGAAGTAGAAAAACTACTTCAAGAAGAGCGTGATAGGCTGGCAGAGCAGCAAAAGCTAAAACCATCGCTTCTGGATCAACTACTAGCGAATAACCTGTTTGTTGCAGCGATGGCGATCATACCTGGGCTTATTATTGGGTTGATTGTTATTTTGTTGATTGGTCGTCGTTCGAAGAAAAATGAACAGGAAGAATCTATTGTCACTAAAGAGGCATCAGCATCTCAAGCGCCTGTTGTCCCACCTTCAAACTTGGATGAGAGCATCGACGATGATCTCCTGCTTGATGACGACTTGTTTAGTGATAATGATGAGATAGAGCCAGAGTTTTCTGATGACATTGATTTAGACGATTCGAACGCTGAAGACGATATATTCGCGGGCTTAGATGACGATGATTTAGATTTCAGCCTAGAAGATGAAGATGGATCCGATCCGTTTGCAGACATCGCTGATAATGGCGATCTCGATGCTGATATTGAGGATATAGATACAAGCTCAAACGGCATTAGTGTCAACGCTGATGATAAAGCACTTGGGCTCGAGGAGATGGAGCGAGCGCTGGATGAAGCCTCGACCGATGAATCCAATGATGACGATGCTTTTGACCTGTCTGATGACGGCGAAATGTCTCAGGATGATATCGAGGCTCTATTATCTGGCGATCAAGAGACCGAAGACCTCGCTGACGATGAATTAGATCAATCGTTACTCGATGAACTACTCAGTGAAGCAGCCGATGACGCTGACAGTGATGATACATTTGATATCGATTCGCTATTGGAAGAATCCGCGGATGATTTCAATCTTGATGTGGAAGAGCCATCTAATGATGATATCGACGATATATTGGCGTCAGTAGAGACAGAGGATGAATTTGATTTAAGCGATGCACCGCTTGCCAGTGATAGTGAAATCGATGATCTGTTTGCGCAGATTGAGTCTCAAGCTGATCTCGAATCGTTAGAGCAGCAGTCTATTGATGAAACCGCTTTGCTCGATGAACTTTTAGAAGAAGATCAAGAGATTGACGTTAGTTCTGACAGTACCGACTTATTGGATGACCTGTTGTCTGAGTCGGATGCTGCAAGTACAGCAGAAGATTCGGAGGATATTGATATCAGTTCTGATAGCACGGATCTGCTTGATGAGCTGTTGTCTGAATCCGATGATGAGAGCGAGCTTGATATACGTGACGAGTCGACACAAACCCTTGATGAAGTTATTAATGGAAGTGATGAACTCGATAGCGACCCGATAGAAATCGAAGACGACAGCATCGATCTATTGGACGAGTTGATTGACTCGGCAGACTCGACCCCGACTCTAGATGAAACAGAAACATTAGATGAATTGCTGGCGTCGAGCGATGATCTTGAATCCGATGGTACAGAACTGTTTGATGAACTGTTGGAGATTGAACAGCAAGGGTTAGAAAGCGATAGTGAACATGATGCTCAAGTCGACGCGATGGAAGATTCGTCGAGAGAAGAACAGCCGACTGAAGAACAGTCAATAGAAGAGCAAACGATAGAGGCTGAGCAAGACAATCTTATTGGCGATGATTTACCGACACCAGACGTTGTGGAAACGGATATTGCTGAGCACAATGCTAAAGAACCAGAACCAGAACCAGAACCAGAACCAGAACCAGAACCAGAACCAGAACCAGAACCAGAACCAGAGTCAGAGTCAGAGTCAGTAGAGTTTGATAGTGAAGACTTTATTGATGACATGCTGAGTTCTGCCCCGCAGTCTGATCCATTACTGGACGCTTCCGATCCTTTAGATTCTGATTTCAATGATGAATCGAGCATCTCTGAAGAGTTAGAACCGGCTTTCAGTGTTGAAGACGCAGCACCAGAACTCGGTGATGCCCTGCAAGTTGATGATGAAGCAGACCTAGGTCTAGATGAAGAATCTGTGGCAGATAATTTGTCATTAGATGTTGACACCGATTTAACCGAACTAAACCATGCAGAGCCAGAGCCAGAGCCAGAGCCAGAGCCAGAGCCAGAGCCAGAGCCAGAGCCAGAGCCAGAGCCAGAGCCAGAGCCAGAGCCAGAGCCAGAGCCAGAGCCAGAGCCAGAGCCAGAGCCGACAGCAATACCGAACGAATTTGGCACGCCGCAGGATGACGACTGGTTAATAGACGATGAACTGGATTCTCCGAAAATCGAAGCGGAAAGTGTTTTAGCTAATGAGGTATTAGCTGAAGAATTACCTGATCCAGTCGATGACTTCGAACTGCCTGATGTCGAATTTGGCGGAGAGTTATCGGATCAGGTGCTAAATGAAACGGAAGCGCCAGAAGAAGACGATTCTCTAGATGGAACTCAAGCACTGGAAGCTGAATCGGTAGAAAAAGCGTCAGAGACTGTGTCTGAAGCCATTTCAGATGAACTCCCAGAGACGTTTGATGAACTGGATCTTCCAGAGTACACAGAAGAAGATGCGTTGGCTGAACTGCCAGTGCACGAAGACGACATAAATCCTTTCGGTGATGCTGAGTCTTTAAATGAGACTGACGCACTCGAAGACATCGAGATGCTAGATGAAGTAGAGGCGGTTGAAGACGCTGGTGATGAAGAAGAAGCTGAAGAAGAAATAGGTGCTCAAGAAGAGGTCGAGACTCAAGAACAAGTAGAGGCTCAAGAAGAAGTCGATACTCTAGAGGCGATTGAGACTCAAGAAACTCAGGGACAAGAAGCACCTGACATTCAAGATACAGTCGAAGCACTAGACGCTGAATCTGCGGAAGAAATGCCAGAGCCCGCTTCTGATGAATTGCCTGAAACGTTTGATGAGTTAGAGCTTCCAGAATATACAGAAGAAGATGCGTTGGCAGAGCTGCCAGTGGATGAAGGCGATGTAAATCTTCTCGGTGATGCTGAGTCTTTAAACGAGGCCGAGGCGGTTGAAGACATTGAGACGCTTGACGAACGAGAGGCGGTTGAAGACGCTGGTACCGAAGAAGAAATAGGTGCTCTAGAAGAGGTCGAGACTCAAGAAGAAGTAGAGAGTCAACAAGCAGCGGATACTCTAGAGGCGATTGAGGAACAAGACACTCAGGGATCAGAAGCAACCGAGACTCAACAGACAGGTGAAGCTCCGGAAACTGATTCGGTAGAAGAAATGTCAGAATCCGCTTCTGAAGTCATTTCTGATGAACTGCCCGAAACCTTTGATGAGCGAGATTTACCCGAATACAGCGAACAAGAAGCCTTGGCAGATATGCCCATTTCATCGGACACCTCAGGCGATGTAATAGAACAAGGCAGTGATGAACCCGAGGTTTTCGATGAAGTCGACCTTCCAGAATACAGCGAAGAAGATGCCTTGGCAGATATGCCTATCGAGCCAGAAACTTCAGAGCCTTCTGGTGTAACGGAATCACCGGATATGTCGCCAGATTTGGAGCCTGATGAAGCCGGTGAAATATCAGAGCAGGATGCATTGTTTGATGTATTCCAAGCTCAAAATCTGGATTCATTGTCTAAAGATGGCTTTGATGAAAGCGCGTTGTCGGAGCTGCTTTCCGAAGATGAAGACGAACTTACGTCAAGTTCATTCTCATTTGATTCCGCCCTTGATGCAAAAACGACCGATAGTGCGGGCATGGACATCGATGCGATGTTGGAAGTCGGTGGCGAGGATTGGAATGGTTTTAATCTATCGGCTGAACAGCAAGCGAATATTTCGACTGACATCCCTGAAGATGAGCAAGCCATCTGGAGTGAAGAAAATAAACCGGAGCAGGCGGTTGTTTCTGACGAAAATTGGGAGCATCAAGAAGATTTTGATTCAAAGGTGGATCAGTATCGGACTATTGATGAATTAATGGCAGAAGTTGAAAGCGAAGAAGCGAATGAATCGAACCCTGATGATGAAGAGTTAAACCTCAACGTTGGGCTTGATGAGTTTCCTGACGTTATTGGTGACATTGGATTTGAAGATGTGGACAGTAACGCCGAAGCCGTAGGTAAAATGGACCTAGCTAAAATCTACATGGAAATGAATGATACTGATGGGGCCATTAAACTACTAGAAGAAGCGATTGTAGATGGCTCAGATACGATACGACGAGAAGCTAAAAGCTTAATTGATGCAATACGACGTGGCTAA
- a CDS encoding aspartate-semialdehyde dehydrogenase: MSQQFNVAILGATGAVGETIIEVLKEREFPIGELYLLASERSEGKTYRFNGKTVRVQNVEDFDWSQVHIALFSAGGDLSEKWAPIAADEGVIVIDNTSKFRYEYDIPLVVPEVNPEAIAEFRNRNIIANPNCSTIQMVVALKPIHDEVGLERINVSTYQSVSGAGKAGIDELAGQTAKLLNGQPADTSAFSKQIAFNCIPQIDEFTENGYTREEMKMVWETQKIFNDSSITINPTCVRVPVFYGHAESLHIETRSPIGAEQAIQLLEDTDGIEVFQGNEFPTQVVDANGKDHVMVGRIRNDISHHSGINMWVVADNVRKGAATNAVQIAELLIRDYL; encoded by the coding sequence ATGAGCCAACAATTTAATGTTGCGATATTAGGCGCAACAGGTGCAGTCGGTGAAACGATCATCGAAGTATTGAAAGAGCGTGAGTTTCCGATTGGAGAGCTGTACTTGCTTGCCAGTGAGCGCAGCGAAGGTAAAACATATCGCTTTAATGGTAAAACAGTAAGAGTACAAAACGTCGAAGATTTCGATTGGTCTCAAGTGCATATTGCTCTTTTCTCGGCAGGTGGTGACTTGTCTGAGAAGTGGGCGCCAATTGCGGCAGACGAAGGTGTGATTGTTATCGACAATACCTCTAAGTTTCGATACGAATATGACATCCCTCTTGTTGTTCCAGAAGTCAACCCAGAGGCGATTGCTGAATTTCGTAACCGTAACATCATAGCCAACCCAAACTGTTCAACCATTCAAATGGTGGTGGCGTTAAAACCTATTCACGATGAAGTGGGTCTTGAACGCATTAACGTTTCAACGTATCAATCAGTCTCTGGCGCAGGCAAAGCTGGTATTGATGAACTGGCGGGGCAAACGGCAAAACTACTCAATGGTCAGCCAGCAGATACGTCGGCATTCTCTAAGCAAATCGCATTTAACTGTATTCCTCAAATTGATGAGTTTACAGAAAATGGCTACACTCGCGAAGAGATGAAAATGGTATGGGAAACGCAGAAAATCTTTAATGATTCCTCTATCACCATCAATCCAACTTGTGTTCGAGTTCCGGTTTTTTATGGCCACGCAGAATCTTTGCACATAGAAACTCGCTCACCGATAGGTGCTGAGCAAGCCATTCAATTGCTAGAAGATACCGATGGTATCGAAGTATTTCAAGGCAATGAGTTCCCAACTCAGGTTGTCGATGCGAACGGTAAAGATCACGTCATGGTAGGGCGTATCCGTAACGATATTAGCCACCATAGCGGAATAAACATGTGGGTAGTTGCAGATAATGTGCGTAAAGGCGCAGCAACAAATGCGGTTCAAATCGCTGAACTCTTAATCAGAGACTACCTTTAG
- a CDS encoding 4-phosphoerythronate dehydrogenase — translation MKILIDENMPYAQQLFSQLGEVILKPGRTLTAEDLVDIDALMIRSVTKVNESLIAKANKLKFVGTATAGMDHVDQSLLESKGIQFTAAPGCNKVGVAEYVVSVMMVLAQQHGFSIFDKTVGIIGAGQVGSYLAQCLEGIGIQVLINDPPKQDQGDSRAFTPLNDLLEAADIISLHTPITADGEHPTHHLINDAILQRLRADQILINAARGPIVDNQALKQRLHRQDGFIAALDVFEFEPKVDMDLLPLLAFATPHVAGYGLEGKARGTTMIFNSYCQFLGNTLEADAPDLLPDAPISQLKLEREWDEATLNNITQLIYDVRRDDAVFRREIAKPGSFDLMRKQYWDRREYSAVTLVGGEDCNLQPLADLGFNVEVSNEPTI, via the coding sequence ATGAAAATTCTCATTGATGAAAATATGCCTTACGCACAACAGCTGTTTAGCCAGTTGGGTGAGGTGATACTCAAGCCCGGCAGAACGTTAACCGCAGAGGATCTGGTTGATATTGATGCGTTAATGATTCGCTCGGTAACAAAGGTCAATGAAAGCCTGATTGCCAAGGCCAATAAGCTTAAGTTTGTGGGCACCGCAACCGCTGGGATGGACCACGTTGATCAATCGTTATTGGAATCGAAAGGCATTCAATTTACCGCCGCCCCTGGTTGTAACAAGGTAGGCGTTGCGGAATACGTTGTCAGTGTGATGATGGTATTGGCTCAGCAACATGGCTTTTCAATCTTTGATAAAACGGTTGGGATTATTGGCGCTGGGCAAGTTGGCAGTTATTTAGCGCAGTGTTTGGAAGGCATCGGTATCCAAGTGCTGATCAATGACCCTCCTAAACAAGATCAAGGCGACTCTCGAGCATTCACCCCATTAAACGATTTGCTCGAAGCTGCGGATATCATCTCTCTTCACACACCAATCACGGCAGATGGCGAACATCCTACGCACCACTTGATCAACGACGCTATACTTCAACGTCTTAGAGCGGATCAAATTCTGATTAATGCAGCACGAGGGCCGATTGTTGATAATCAAGCGTTAAAACAGCGTTTACACCGCCAAGATGGCTTTATTGCCGCGCTTGACGTATTCGAATTTGAACCGAAAGTTGATATGGATCTGCTTCCTCTGTTAGCATTCGCCACCCCGCATGTGGCTGGTTACGGTTTAGAAGGAAAAGCCCGCGGCACGACAATGATATTTAATTCGTACTGTCAGTTTTTAGGCAACACATTAGAAGCCGATGCTCCCGATTTATTACCCGATGCGCCAATTTCTCAATTAAAGTTAGAACGCGAATGGGATGAAGCAACACTGAATAATATTACCCAGTTGATATATGATGTACGCAGAGATGACGCAGTTTTTCGTCGTGAAATTGCGAAACCGGGTTCGTTTGATTTAATGCGAAAGCAGTATTGGGACCGCCGTGAATACAGTGCGGTCACGTTAGTTGGTGGTGAAGATTGCAATCTACAACCACTGGCTGATCTAGGTTTTAACGTTGAGGTAAGTAATGAGCCAACAATTTAA
- the fabB gene encoding beta-ketoacyl-ACP synthase I has protein sequence MKRVVITGMGIVSSIGNNVEEVLASLKAGKSGITASEQFKENGLRSQVWGNLKMTPADHIDRKKMRFMGDAAAFAYLSMEQAVADSGLTEDQVSNERTGIVAGSGGASSLNQVNAVDILRNKGVKRVGPYMVPRTMASTVSACLATPFKIRGVNYSMSSACATSAHCIGHAMELIQLGKQDVVFAGGGEELDWSLTMMFDAMGALSSKYNDTPEQASRTYDADRDGFVISGGGGMLVVEELEHALARGAKIYGEIVGYGATSDGYDMVAPSGEGAVRCMKMAMQDVDGVDYVNTHGTSTPVGDVKELGAIQEVFGGNSPAISATKAMTGHALGAAGVHEAIYSTLMLEHGFIAPSINVSNLDEAAEGLDIVTETREQALTTVMSNSFGFGGTNATLVIKKYQG, from the coding sequence ATGAAACGAGTCGTAATCACCGGTATGGGTATTGTTTCAAGTATCGGTAACAACGTCGAAGAAGTTTTAGCGTCTTTAAAAGCAGGTAAATCAGGTATCACAGCTTCAGAACAGTTCAAAGAAAATGGCTTACGTTCTCAAGTTTGGGGTAACCTTAAAATGACGCCTGCAGACCATATCGATCGCAAGAAAATGCGATTTATGGGTGATGCGGCAGCGTTTGCATACCTTTCTATGGAACAAGCCGTTGCGGATTCTGGTTTGACTGAAGACCAGGTTTCAAACGAGCGTACTGGTATTGTTGCAGGCTCAGGTGGCGCATCGTCACTGAACCAGGTGAACGCGGTTGATATTCTTCGTAACAAGGGCGTTAAACGTGTTGGACCTTACATGGTTCCACGTACCATGGCTTCGACGGTTTCTGCGTGTTTAGCCACGCCGTTTAAAATCCGCGGTGTTAACTACTCAATGAGTTCCGCTTGTGCAACATCAGCGCACTGTATCGGCCACGCTATGGAGCTTATTCAACTGGGCAAGCAAGATGTCGTTTTTGCGGGTGGCGGTGAAGAGCTAGATTGGTCTTTGACCATGATGTTTGATGCAATGGGTGCACTTTCTTCTAAGTACAATGACACACCAGAGCAAGCGTCTCGCACCTATGATGCAGACCGTGACGGTTTTGTTATTTCTGGCGGTGGCGGTATGCTCGTGGTCGAAGAGTTAGAGCATGCTCTCGCTCGTGGCGCGAAAATTTACGGTGAAATCGTCGGTTACGGCGCGACGTCTGACGGCTACGACATGGTCGCTCCTTCAGGTGAAGGCGCAGTACGTTGTATGAAGATGGCCATGCAAGATGTCGATGGTGTTGATTATGTGAACACTCACGGTACTTCGACGCCCGTTGGTGACGTGAAAGAGCTTGGCGCTATTCAAGAAGTCTTTGGCGGAAACAGCCCTGCAATATCAGCAACGAAAGCGATGACAGGTCACGCACTTGGTGCTGCTGGTGTCCATGAAGCGATTTACTCAACGCTAATGTTAGAGCACGGATTCATCGCTCCTAGCATTAATGTTTCAAACCTAGACGAAGCCGCTGAAGGCCTTGATATCGTGACTGAAACACGTGAACAGGCGCTCACTACAGTGATGTCTAACAGCTTTGGTTTTGGTGGTACGAACGCGACACTAGTCATCAAAAAGTACCAAGGCTAA
- the mnmC gene encoding bifunctional tRNA (5-methylaminomethyl-2-thiouridine)(34)-methyltransferase MnmD/FAD-dependent 5-carboxymethylaminomethyl-2-thiouridine(34) oxidoreductase MnmC, with product MTSITHAQIAWNETGTPVSDQFDDVYFSNANGLEESRYVFLDQNNLDARWENLNQRRFVIAETGFGTGLNFLAAWHRFDAFRQQHPESAVKELHFVSFEKYPITITDLIKAHQAWPELAQYAEKLQQYYPIAIPECHRIVLDDGAVTLDLWFGDIKECMPLVPTPKLGLVDSWFLDGFAPSKNPEMWNQDLFNGMAALAKQDCTCATFTAAGFVRRGLIEAGFEMKKVKGFGTKREMIAGHLPIKAPASNIKPWFALSEPSHNEDIAIIGGGIASAALAKTLARRNKTLTLYNEHKAAAGNASGNNQGAIYPLLSEEKSNVSRVFGPGLLFARQFINQSSKNIAFDHDWCGVNILMWNDTSRKKLERMLAGHFHTDLITRQDAQQTNQTVGLDTDMESVHFPLGGWVSPLQLTQGLLNQLEKERALTVHYEHHVDSISWVESEQKWALTITTPRGVVTTHHHQVVVANGHKFSQLEPTKAIPLTPVKGQVSHVPTTENLRKLKTVLCFDGYLTPQNPKNGHHCIGANYDKSNINQEFDREVQAHNGQRLAACLPTQEWANDIDTSGNQSRQGIRSVSRDHLPFVGNVGHFDAITQQYQNLHNFNPKRDSLDTVEPVKSYPNLYCFVGLGSRGLSSAPLLAEVLASQICGDPLPLPVDVLEAIHPSRMWVRRLRKGKALTAGWVSDKKA from the coding sequence ATGACTTCAATAACTCACGCTCAGATCGCATGGAATGAGACGGGAACACCCGTTTCTGACCAGTTTGATGATGTTTATTTTTCCAACGCAAATGGCCTTGAAGAGTCTCGGTATGTCTTTCTTGATCAAAACAACCTTGACGCTCGCTGGGAAAACCTTAATCAGCGACGCTTTGTTATTGCAGAAACCGGATTCGGCACTGGCTTGAACTTTCTAGCGGCTTGGCACCGATTTGATGCCTTTCGACAACAGCACCCCGAGTCCGCAGTAAAAGAGTTGCATTTTGTGAGTTTTGAAAAGTACCCGATCACGATCACTGATCTCATCAAAGCTCACCAAGCATGGCCTGAGTTGGCTCAATATGCAGAGAAGTTACAGCAATACTACCCTATTGCCATCCCAGAATGTCATCGTATTGTTTTAGACGATGGTGCCGTCACACTCGATCTGTGGTTTGGCGATATCAAAGAGTGTATGCCACTCGTACCCACTCCGAAACTAGGACTTGTAGATTCATGGTTTCTGGATGGGTTCGCCCCAAGCAAAAACCCAGAAATGTGGAATCAAGATCTGTTCAATGGCATGGCGGCACTGGCTAAACAAGATTGCACCTGCGCCACATTCACAGCAGCAGGCTTCGTTCGTAGAGGGCTGATTGAAGCAGGGTTCGAGATGAAAAAAGTGAAAGGCTTTGGCACCAAGCGAGAAATGATTGCGGGTCATTTGCCGATTAAGGCTCCAGCCAGCAACATTAAGCCATGGTTTGCTTTGTCAGAGCCTAGCCACAACGAGGATATCGCTATAATTGGGGGAGGCATTGCCAGTGCTGCCTTAGCGAAAACACTCGCGAGACGAAATAAAACGCTGACCCTTTACAATGAACATAAAGCGGCCGCAGGTAATGCATCAGGCAACAATCAGGGGGCGATTTATCCACTTCTGAGCGAAGAAAAATCCAATGTATCTCGTGTCTTTGGGCCAGGCTTGTTGTTTGCTCGTCAATTTATTAATCAGTCAAGCAAAAACATCGCCTTTGACCATGACTGGTGTGGTGTCAATATCCTAATGTGGAACGATACCTCACGTAAGAAACTCGAACGCATGCTCGCTGGTCACTTTCATACCGACTTAATCACCAGACAAGACGCTCAGCAAACTAACCAAACCGTAGGCCTAGACACCGATATGGAAAGCGTTCACTTTCCACTTGGGGGCTGGGTAAGCCCATTGCAATTAACCCAAGGTTTGCTAAACCAACTTGAAAAAGAACGCGCATTAACAGTGCATTATGAACACCATGTGGATTCAATCTCTTGGGTGGAATCAGAGCAAAAGTGGGCACTGACCATAACAACGCCTAGGGGGGTGGTGACCACTCATCACCACCAAGTGGTCGTCGCCAACGGGCATAAGTTCAGTCAATTAGAACCCACTAAGGCCATTCCCTTGACCCCAGTCAAAGGTCAGGTCAGTCATGTGCCAACAACAGAGAATTTGAGGAAATTAAAAACAGTCTTATGCTTCGATGGGTATTTGACACCACAGAACCCAAAGAACGGACACCACTGCATAGGGGCTAACTACGATAAGAGTAATATCAATCAAGAGTTTGATCGTGAAGTACAAGCGCACAATGGTCAACGGTTGGCCGCATGCCTACCAACACAAGAATGGGCCAACGACATTGACACCAGTGGTAATCAATCTCGACAAGGAATACGCAGTGTTAGCCGCGATCACCTCCCGTTTGTGGGGAATGTTGGTCACTTTGATGCCATTACACAACAGTATCAAAACCTCCATAATTTCAACCCTAAGCGAGACTCTCTTGATACTGTTGAACCTGTCAAAAGCTACCCAAACCTCTATTGTTTTGTCGGCTTAGGCTCTCGCGGGTTAAGCTCTGCTCCATTATTAGCGGAAGTACTGGCATCACAAATCTGTGGCGATCCTTTACCACTGCCTGTTGATGTTCTAGAAGCGATTCACCCGAGCCGAATGTGGGTAAGACGGTTGAGGAAAGGAAAAGCACTGACGGCTGGCTGGGTATCGGATAAAAAAGCTTAA
- a CDS encoding NADPH-dependent FMN reductase, with product MKIIAFGASTSSTSINKALATYTANLVEKAQVEVLDLNDYSVPMFSEDVEKEIGKAEGALRFIHDLSRANAFVISFAEHNGHYPAAYKNLFDWATRIKRDVFADKPAVYLATSPGPGGAKSVLAAATGSAPYFGGNVVASVSIPSFYENFDVETGAIINDDIVAQLKDAVSKLS from the coding sequence ATGAAAATTATCGCCTTTGGTGCCAGCACAAGCTCTACGTCCATTAATAAAGCGTTGGCGACTTATACCGCTAATTTGGTAGAAAAAGCGCAAGTAGAAGTTCTTGATCTCAATGACTATTCCGTTCCTATGTTCAGTGAAGATGTAGAAAAAGAGATAGGTAAAGCGGAAGGCGCTCTGCGCTTTATTCACGATTTATCTCGAGCGAATGCCTTTGTTATCTCATTTGCGGAGCACAATGGTCATTACCCTGCGGCATACAAAAACTTGTTTGATTGGGCGACTCGTATCAAGCGTGATGTCTTCGCAGATAAACCCGCTGTATATCTTGCTACTTCACCGGGGCCTGGTGGTGCCAAAAGTGTATTAGCTGCGGCTACCGGCTCTGCACCGTACTTTGGTGGCAATGTCGTGGCGTCGGTTTCTATACCGAGCTTTTACGAAAATTTTGACGTTGAGACAGGCGCGATAATCAACGATGATATCGTCGCTCAGCTTAAAGATGCGGTCAGTAAGCTTAGCTAA
- a CDS encoding YfcL family protein → MIIEFEEKLIELIDARIESASDDELFAGGYLRGHISLSAASCEEDNIDDIAELKTRIVQSLDEAKTELTPADRVIVNDLWVELTDQL, encoded by the coding sequence ATGATTATAGAATTTGAAGAAAAGCTAATAGAGTTGATTGATGCACGCATTGAATCTGCTTCTGACGATGAACTGTTTGCTGGTGGGTATTTACGAGGCCACATTTCATTGTCAGCCGCTTCATGTGAAGAAGATAACATTGACGATATAGCGGAGCTGAAAACTCGAATAGTTCAAAGCCTTGATGAAGCAAAAACAGAGCTCACCCCCGCAGATCGAGTGATTGTGAATGATCTATGGGTGGAGCTAACGGATCAGTTATAG